The genome window TCTGTGCAACGGCGCCGGTTTCCAGCGCGGCGGTTCCGGCGGCGTGCGCGGTGTCGATTAACGCATCCGGATAAAACGGGTCGATATCCCACGCATCCCACTTCACCGGATAATCGGCGTACAGCGCGAGTTCATTGGCGGCTTCGTTTTCGATGAATATTTTTCCGGTGCGCCTATCCTGCGCAAAAAGCACTGCACCGTTTTCGTTGAGCTGATAAAGGGCGTGCTCGTTTTCGAGCGTCAGCGGAAAATCAGCGGCAGTGAGTTCGCGCGTTTGAATTTCCGGCGCCGGAGTTTCCGCCGGAGTTAAAACGGTGCTCGCAAGTCCGGGCTGTTCGAGTTGAATCCAAAGTTCATTTCCGACGGTTTGCGCCGGCAGAATTTTTCCGGCGGTTTCAACCGGCGATGCGGACGGCAGACGAACAATATCGCTGCGCCGGAAATTGAGTGAATTCACAACGGTAAATCCGGCGCCGGAATTTTCCGGCGCGGCGCTCTGCCACAGTTCATCCAGTTCGCGGTTGATTTCGGCATAGTCATTGAGCGTGTCTTCAGCAACGCCGGCGATGCTGCTGCCGGGCAGTACATCATGAAACTGATTCGACAGAAATTTTTTCCACAGCGCTTCGAGTTTTTCCTGCGGATAAATTTCCGGTGCGAAGAGAGCAAACAGAATTTCGGTGTCACGCAAACGGTGTTCAGTCTGCCGGTTGCCTGCTTTAATTTTTGCCTGCGACGTCAGTGTTCCGCGATGCAGTTCAAGATAAAGCTCGCCGTTCCATTCCGGCAGCCGGTTTGAATACCGGTCCAGCTTTTCAAAAAATCCGGCGGCGGTTCCGAAGCGCACGCGCGGCGCGGCTGCGAGATTTTTCATCAACAGTCCGTCTTCAATAAACTCTTCGGTCGGTCCGCCGCCGCCGTCGCCAATGCCGAACGCCGCCAGCGCCAGCGGCGCGGTTTCCTTTTCCTGACAGTTGTCGCGTCCGAATGAAAGCCGCGACGGAATCAGTTGTTCATTATAGTTTCCGGTGGGCGGCAGATGCGTGAGCACTTCCGAACCGTCGATGCCTTTCCAGCGAAAGCTCGTGAACGGAAATTGATTGTAGCGGTTCCATGAAATTTTAATCGTCATGAAATACGACACGCGTGCCGATTGCAGCAGCTGCGGCAGACACGCGGAATAGCCGAATACGTCCGGCAGCCAGAGGTGATTCACATCGACGCCGAATTTCTGCATGAAGTACCGTTTGCCGTAGAGCAGTTGGCGCGCGAGCGCTTCGCCGCCGGAAATATTGCAATCCGCTTCCACCCACATTACGCCGAGGCATTCCCAGCGTCCGGCGGCAACCTGTTCTTTAATCTGTTCAAAGAGCGCCGGATAATATTTTTCCGTCCAGTCATAATGAAACGGAGCGCTCGCGCCGAAGATGTATTCCGGATATTTTTTAATGTTGGCGAGCTGGCGCGCAAAGGTGCGTCCGCATTTGCGAATGGATTCTTCCATGTGCCACAGCCACGCGGTGTCGATGTGCGCGTGTCCGATTGCCGTAAATTCCAGCTCATGATTTTCCGGCGCAGCGAAACAGGCCTGAATTAAATCTGTGCATTCGGCAAGTTTGCCGGAATCGTAAAGTCCAACTGCGTCGCAGAGTGTATGGCTGAGTTTTTTCCGGCGCTCATGATTTTCCGGCAATGACCGCGCCTGATCAATTAACAGCGCAACACGGCGCTCTAAGTCATAAAGTTCCGGACGGAGCGAAACCAGTCGCGCAAATTTTACAGATGAACAGGCATCGGCAATTTTTTCTTCTTCCGGAAACGGACCGGTGCCGGGCTGAATCGCCCCGCCGCTGTCGACCACCGGACGCTCTACACCAAACAGCGTCGCCGCCGTGGCTTCACCGAAACATAGAATGTTATCGCCGGGTTTTGCTTCCAGCGTAAACAGCTCGTGCCGGAAACGCGGCATGAAAATTGATCCGGCGGTTAAGGAGTACACCGGAACGCCGTCCGGATTAAACAGCAGCAGTTCGCCGTTCACATTCACCAGCAGTGCGACCGGATTTCCGGAATTCCAGTCCGCCGGAATTTTCGCCGCAATTTTAAACCAGCCGAGTTCGCCGTTTGTTCCCCAGACCTGATTTTCCGGCACCGGACGAAACGGCAGTGCCGGAATTTTTTCAAACGGCAGAAACGGCTCTGCCGGCGCAAACTCCAAATCAATTTTAATCTGCTCCGCAAACTTAGCGCGTGCCAGCCGCGCTAACCATTCTTCCGCCCGTTCAATCCGGTGCGACTCCCATTCACTTTTCATCTGTAATGATTCCTGTGCCTGTATATTCAAACGATTGATGCAGTCTGAGATCGCGCGAAGATGAACCGGCATAAAGAACAAACGTTCCCGGCTCGACGCACCAGCATTTTTGACTGACGTTATAAAATGACATATCACGCAGTGAGAGCGTAATTGAAACGGTTTTTTCTTCGCCGGCAGCGAGATGCGCTTTCACAAACCCTCTCAATTCTTTTTGCGGGCGCTTTACACTGCACTCCACATCCTGCAGATAAAATTGAACTGTTTCCGCGCCATCCATTGAACCGGAATTTTTTATTCTGCAGGATATTTCAGCAATCGAATCCGGCGCGGCGGATGGCTGTATGTGCAGATCGGAATAGGTGAATTCTGTATATGAAAGTCCTCTGCCGAATTCAAACAGCGGTTTCACATCGAATGAATCAAAGTACCTGTAGCCGACAAATATTTCTTCTTTGTAGCGGCAGATACCCGCCTGATATTCGCCGATGGCATGCGCCGGTGAATCGGCCAGTTTTTCCGGAAAGGTTATCGGCAGTTTGCCGGAAGGATTCACCGCGCCGAACAGAACTTCCGCCAATGCGGTGCCCCCTTCCATTCCGGCGTATGACGTCCACAAAACAGTGGCGGCGTGATTAATCCACGGCATTTCAACGGGAGCGCCGGACATGATGATAACGATGGTGTCCGGCTTTATTTTCAGCACCGCCTCCAGCAGTCCATCCTGCCCTTCCGGCAGGCGCATATCCGGGCGGTCTCTGGCTTCCGTGTCGTATTGATGATTCAGCCCGCCGATAAAAATTACGGTGTCTGCTCGCTGCGCGGCATCAATTACAGATGCGTAGGCGGCATGAATATCCGGCACGGTTTCTTCCGGCGGAAGCCACCCGAATTCAATACGTGAACTGCCGCGTTTATAATAATATTCGATGAGGATTTCGTATGCTTCGCCGGATTTTAAAACAGCCGTCTTTTCAGAATAGCGGGCGACGGTGTTTGCTTCCGTTTTTAAAAGAACGGCGCCGTTTAAACTCACTGCGGCTTCGTTTGTGTTGTACACACCGAATTTATATTCGCCGGTTTCCGGGGCAGTTAATGTTCCGCGCCAGCGCACCGCATATCCTGAAAAAACATCGATTCCATCAGCCGGTGGATCCTGTTCCCAGGAGAAATTAATCTGATCGGTCACGCGTTCAAATACCGGCGTGCCGGACGGCTTTTCTGTCTGAAAAAACCCGGCGTGCCAGCCGCGTATCCCGGCGTGCTGATCTGCAATTGCAAGATATTCGGAATCCACCGGCAGAACCGGAATATCGCGCACCGGATATCCTTTGATGTATTCGACTTTTGCGCGCGAACCCATCAGCGTCCGGATACCTTCCAGCGGCGTGATTTCATATAATGCTTTGACCTCTGAGCTGCCGCCGCCGGCGGACATTTTACGGTCGGCATTGTCACCGACCACCAAAACGGATTTTACTTTATCAGGATTCACCGGCAGACCGCCGGCGTCATTTTTCAGCAGTACAATGGATTCACGCGCAATGTTTTTCGCGATTGCCTGATGCTCTGCAGTATTGCGCGCGCCGGGTTTTCTGTTTTCTTTCATCATTCCGGAACGGAGCACGACATATAAAATCCGGCGGATTTTTTCATCCAGCAGTGATTCCGGATAATTGCCGGAAAGAACTCCTTCGCGGAACGGACGGGCGAGGTAATATTCGTCATATTCGACCGGCGTACCCATTTCGATATCCAGTCCGTTGAAAACGGCTTCATCGGTATTATGCGTTCCCGCCCAGTCTGAGACGACCAGCCCCGGAAATTTCCATTCGTCTTTTAATACCTGCTGCAGCAGATAATGGTTATGGCAGCAGTGCTGCCCGCGAAACCGGTTGTACGCGCCCATCACGGTTAATACGCCGGAAAAAACGGCGGCTTCAAAGCCAGGGAAATAGATTTCGCGCAGCGTCCGTTCGTCAACTTCAGCATTGGTTTCAAAGCGGTTCAACTCCTGATTATTGGCCGCGAAATGTTTCACGCACGCGGCAACATCCTGCTCCTGAATTGCGTGAATCAATCCGGGCGCCAGCGAGCGGATCAAATGCGGATCTTCGCTCATATATTCAAAATTGCGTCCGCACAGCGGAGTCCGGATAATATTAATTCCCGGCGCAAGGATGATGTCTTTTCCCCGCTCCCGCGCTTCCCTGCCGAGCACATATCCAAAATCTTTTGCACAGTCCGGATTCCAGGTTGATGCCAGTGCGGTGCCGGCGGGAAGATATGTTGCATCATCGTCATCTCTTCCGGCGGAGCGCCAGCTGTCTTTGGCAATTTCCTGCCGGACGCCGTGCGGCCCGTCGGACATGACGATATCCGGGATTCCAAGCCGCGAAATTCCGGCGGATGAAAATTTTGTGTTGGCATGACACATACCGATTTTTTCATCCAGCGTCATCTGCCGGAGAAGCGTTTCAATTTTTTCAGCGATCTCCATCATGCCATGCTCCGGCTATTCAGCCACCCGTCCGTCATCTGCCGGAGTTTCATTCTGACCGCGCAAGCCGCAAATCAGCTCACGCACATTCTGTGTTCCTTTCCAGGTGAACCAGATGGTTGTCAGAACGGCGATGGTGGTATAGAAAATTAAAACCCAGACCCAGTATGCAAGCCAGGCTTTATCAGGAATATCCATAAAAATGCGCAAAATGCAGCCGGTGATAAACGGGAGAACGGATGTCAGCATGATTCCAAAGTTTAGAAACAGTATCATCTTATCCGTACGGGTAAACTCATCCGTGATTCCGAGTCGTCGGAAAAATCCGCCGACCTGATGCCGTTCGATTACTTCTTCTGCAACCGCATATTTTCCGCGATGCAGCATTTTATCCATTTCAAAGCCCGGCTTTACACGGGTGACTAAAGATACAGTGACATAAACTGTGATTGCGCAGAGCGCGGAAATCACCATCATCTGAACGCCGTTGAAGAAGAAATCTTCCGGCAGCTGCTGTATCCATTGAACCGCCGGAAATCCGGCTTTAATTGCGTCCAACTGATACGGCCAGATAATATTTCTTAGAATAATTCCGGCAACTGCCAGCGTTGAGCCGGTAATCATTCCGGCCCACGCCCCGGCGGTGGTGCCGCGTTTCCAGTAGAGTCCGCCAATCACCGCACAGCCGATTCCGCCCATATAAATTGCGCCGGTTAACTGGAAATACATCAGGATATAATCGCCCAGCGGAAACAGCCAGCTCCAAAAAAAGACAAAGACCGAAACGCCGAAAACCGCGTATCGTATCCAGCGCAAATGCCGCGCCGTATCCAGCGGTTTTTTCCGCAGCGGAACGATGACGTCCTGCACAAGAATACTCCCGTAAATCAGCAGACAGGTATTATCCGTAGAAAGCGCCGCCGTAACAATCACCGTACAAAACAGTCCAAAAATTCCGACCGGCAGCAGTTTGGATAATCCCAGCGGAACGAGCATTTGATTCTGCAGTTGTTCCGTCCCCAGCGAGCTTAATCCCTGACGGATTGATCCGGCCATT of Kiritimatiellales bacterium contains these proteins:
- a CDS encoding glycoside hydrolase family 38 C-terminal domain-containing protein; amino-acid sequence: MKSEWESHRIERAEEWLARLARAKFAEQIKIDLEFAPAEPFLPFEKIPALPFRPVPENQVWGTNGELGWFKIAAKIPADWNSGNPVALLVNVNGELLLFNPDGVPVYSLTAGSIFMPRFRHELFTLEAKPGDNILCFGEATAATLFGVERPVVDSGGAIQPGTGPFPEEEKIADACSSVKFARLVSLRPELYDLERRVALLIDQARSLPENHERRKKLSHTLCDAVGLYDSGKLAECTDLIQACFAAPENHELEFTAIGHAHIDTAWLWHMEESIRKCGRTFARQLANIKKYPEYIFGASAPFHYDWTEKYYPALFEQIKEQVAAGRWECLGVMWVEADCNISGGEALARQLLYGKRYFMQKFGVDVNHLWLPDVFGYSACLPQLLQSARVSYFMTIKISWNRYNQFPFTSFRWKGIDGSEVLTHLPPTGNYNEQLIPSRLSFGRDNCQEKETAPLALAAFGIGDGGGGPTEEFIEDGLLMKNLAAAPRVRFGTAAGFFEKLDRYSNRLPEWNGELYLELHRGTLTSQAKIKAGNRQTEHRLRDTEILFALFAPEIYPQEKLEALWKKFLSNQFHDVLPGSSIAGVAEDTLNDYAEINRELDELWQSAAPENSGAGFTVVNSLNFRRSDIVRLPSASPVETAGKILPAQTVGNELWIQLEQPGLASTVLTPAETPAPEIQTRELTAADFPLTLENEHALYQLNENGAVLFAQDRRTGKIFIENEAANELALYADYPVKWDAWDIDPFYPDALIDTAHAAGTAALETGAVAQILNLKLAVGNSIIQQRIILPETGAALEVENQVQWNETHRLLRVNVPVAVKNKTAGFNIQFGVLHRSTENNTSEEQAQFEVAAHEYTDLSEADSGVALLNAGKYGHKIKGSVISMSLLRAPAFPDPDADRGEHCFRYAIVPHAGNLAESDVAEQGAIFNQPRWILAGKHDFKFPFAIDGNSIRLETIKKAEDSDDLILRLYECKGNSGTAEMKFRCAVNAAEVNLLEEPIKCLGNFPEDSVLNLPFRPFEIKTIQLTQV
- a CDS encoding glycoside hydrolase family 3 C-terminal domain-containing protein; the encoded protein is MMEIAEKIETLLRQMTLDEKIGMCHANTKFSSAGISRLGIPDIVMSDGPHGVRQEIAKDSWRSAGRDDDDATYLPAGTALASTWNPDCAKDFGYVLGREARERGKDIILAPGINIIRTPLCGRNFEYMSEDPHLIRSLAPGLIHAIQEQDVAACVKHFAANNQELNRFETNAEVDERTLREIYFPGFEAAVFSGVLTVMGAYNRFRGQHCCHNHYLLQQVLKDEWKFPGLVVSDWAGTHNTDEAVFNGLDIEMGTPVEYDEYYLARPFREGVLSGNYPESLLDEKIRRILYVVLRSGMMKENRKPGARNTAEHQAIAKNIARESIVLLKNDAGGLPVNPDKVKSVLVVGDNADRKMSAGGGSSEVKALYEITPLEGIRTLMGSRAKVEYIKGYPVRDIPVLPVDSEYLAIADQHAGIRGWHAGFFQTEKPSGTPVFERVTDQINFSWEQDPPADGIDVFSGYAVRWRGTLTAPETGEYKFGVYNTNEAAVSLNGAVLLKTEANTVARYSEKTAVLKSGEAYEILIEYYYKRGSSRIEFGWLPPEETVPDIHAAYASVIDAAQRADTVIFIGGLNHQYDTEARDRPDMRLPEGQDGLLEAVLKIKPDTIVIIMSGAPVEMPWINHAATVLWTSYAGMEGGTALAEVLFGAVNPSGKLPITFPEKLADSPAHAIGEYQAGICRYKEEIFVGYRYFDSFDVKPLFEFGRGLSYTEFTYSDLHIQPSAAPDSIAEISCRIKNSGSMDGAETVQFYLQDVECSVKRPQKELRGFVKAHLAAGEEKTVSITLSLRDMSFYNVSQKCWCVEPGTFVLYAGSSSRDLRLHQSFEYTGTGIITDEK